The genomic region GCTTCCGCAATGTCCGTAAAAACTCATGTATAATGAGTGCGTAGTGCTTCATTCTCCAGATCGACGAACGCCGCATGTGTCGTCGCGCGGAGCCGGCGGCGTTCGCTGCATACTTTACCGTTGCAATTATTGCTCAACAGCTCCCACATGCGTCGTCCATCGTTCACCACGAGGACACACTGCAACTGACTTAAGGCCGAGGCGTAACGCCTCGGCCTCTTTTTTGGCGATTTATTTTTGGCGAGATCGCGATTCTGCGACGCGTATCCCGGGGGCGTGTGGGTATCATGTCGGAGGCGTCATTACGAATCAACGGAGAAACTAGTTTGAAAAATACAATATTCCAAAATAAGAAATCAATCGTATTGGTTCCTGCGGCGGCTGTCGCGCTTGGGCTGCTGAGCGCCGGCTGCGGAGACAACGGTCAGAAGGATAACGCAAGCGCTCCGGCCTCCACCGGCGCGCAGACCGCCAGCAGCAGCGCGGGCGGCGCTTTGAACGGCGCGGGCGCGACCTTCCCGGCGCCCCTGTATCAGAAGTGGTTCCAGGAATATCAGGCCAAGAACGGCGTCCAGATCAACTACCAGGCGATCGGCTCCGGCGGCGGCATCAAGGGTATCACGGCCAAGTCCGTGGACTTCGGAGCATCCGACGCGCCAATGAACGACGAGGAGCTGGCGAAGGCGCCCGGCATCCTGCACGTCCCCACCGTGGCCGGCGCGGTCGCGATGGCCTACAACGTTCCCGGCGTTCCCACGGGGATCCACCTGACCGGCGACGTCATCGCGGATATCTTCCTGGGCAAGATCACGAAGTGGAATGACGCGCGCATCACGGTGCTGAATCCGGGCAAGAACTTCCCGGCCCTGACCATCGCCCCCGTTCACCGCGCCGACGGCTCCGGCACCACCAATATCTTCACAACCTATCTGAGCCAGGTCAGCCCAACCTTCAAGGCCGGGCCGGGCGCGGGCAAGTCCGTGAAGTGGACCGCCGGCGTCGCCGGCAAGGGCAACGCGGGCGTCGGCGCGCTGGTCCAGCAGACCCAAGGCGCCATCGGCTATCTGGAGCTGGCGTACGCGATCCAGAACAAGATCGCCTTCGCGGACGTGCAGAACGCCAAAGGCGCTTTCATCACCCCGTCGGTCGAATCCACCACGGCGGCCGCCGCCGGCGTGACGCTGCCCGACGATTTCCGGGCCGTGATCACCAACACGGACGACCCCAAGGGCTACCCGATCACCGGCTTCACCTTCCTGCTGGTTTACAAAAACTCCAAACCGGACGTGAAGAAGTTCCTGCAATGGGCGCTGACCGACGGACAGAAAGACGCCCCCACCCTGATCTACGCCCCGCTCCCGGACAGCGTGCAGAAGAAGGCGCTGGCGGAAGTCGATACGATCCAGTAATTTGGCCCGCCTGATAACGACAAACGCCCCGCCGCATATGTGTCATGCGGCGGGGCGTTTGTTTGCGAGGGCGGCCAGCATCACGCGGCCATCGCGTAGGTGATTTCTTCCTCGGGGGCAATGATGTCCAGAAAGACATCCACCACTCTCGGGTCGAAGTGCGTTCCCGCGCCGGCGCGGATATGCTCCGCGACACGGCTCGGACTCCAGGCGGGCCGGTAGGGCCGGTCGGACCCCAGCGCGTCCCACACATCCACCACGGCGAAGATGCGCGCCGCGAGCGGGATTTCGGTTCCCGCCAGGCCGCGCGGGTATCCGCCGCCGTCCCAGCGCTCGTGATGGCAGTAAGGGATATCCATGGCTGGCGCCAGAAACGCGATCGGCTCCAGCAGATCGTGGGCGTAGGCGGGGTGGCGGCGCATGATCTCCCACTCGCCGGCGTCCAGCGCGCCGGGCTTGAGCAGGATGGCGTCCGGAACGCCCATTTTGCCGATGTCGTGCAGCAGAGCGCCCCGGCGGATCTGCACGATCTCTTCTTCGCTCAGGCCAAACTCATTGGCGAGACGCAGCGTCATCTCGGTGACGCGGCGGCTGTGTCCTTCGGTTTCCTTGTCGCGCAGATCCAGGAAGTGCGCCCAGGCTTCGATGGTGGCGTCGTAGGCGGAGTGCATCTCGGAGAGGTTGTGGTGGAGCTCCGCGTTCAGTCGCAGGATCTCCGCCTCCGATCTCTTGCGGTCGGTAATCTCCGTGGAAACGCCCAGCATTTGTCGGCATCCGCCGTGACCGTCAATGAGCGGACGCTTCTCCGTTTGAAACCAGCGGAGATTCCCGTCGGCGTCCGTGATCTGCTCTTCCGCGATGAACATCGCCAGCCGGCTCTGAATGACCTGACGGTCGCATTGATGAAACTCGGCGATCTCCGCGGGATTTCCCTGAAGGTCCGTTTCCCGAAGACCGATCAGCAGCTCCGGGGACGTTCCAAAAAACTGGGCGAGCGCATTGTTCACCATCCCAAAGCGCCCCGCGCCGTCTTTGATGAAGATCATGCTCGGCACGGCGTCGATCACGCCCGCCAGGAAGTCCCGCGCCTCCACCACCTCTTGCGTGCGTTCGGCGATTCGACGCTCCAGCTCTTCGTGGGCCTGCTGCAATGCGATCTGCGCGGCTTTGCGGTCGGAGATATCCACCAGAACGCCGTCCCACACGGTCGCGCCGTCGGAGCGCCGCTCGGGACGCGAAACGCCCTGGATCCAGCGCTCGCCGCCGCCAGGCAAGCAGAAACGCCCTTCCCAGTTCCAGAGGGTCAGCGACCCCGCCGATTCCGCGACGGACAAATCGAAGGAAGGGCGATCGTCCGGATGAATCATATTGACGATTCCGATAGTGTTCGCAAGCACTTCCTCGGGCGACATATCGTATAACTCACGGCACCCTTCACTCACAAACTCAAACTTCGGCGTCCCATCGCGCAGCAAAGCAAAGCGATAGACCATCCCCGGCGTATTCGCGGAGATGCGCTCGTACCGGCCATGCAGCGCCCAGAAGCGCCGCTGCACGACCAGGGTGGCGGCGCCCGCCAGGACCGCGCTGACGACGATCGTCACGTAATGCGACTGCCACTTCGTCAGCCACGGCGCCGTGAGCTCCTTGAATAGCTCGTATCCCAGCATGGCGCAAAGCGTGGCTGCGGCCACGATAGCCACGGTCCACAGGGACGAGCAGGAAGGCGGCGAATAAGGGCGTATTCGTTCCATTTTTTTAAGACGCAATAGCATGAGAACTTTCGCGAAGGCGTGTCCGAGCGCTTTTCGTCCGCGCCGAGCGGACATCACTCCATTTCATTTTCGGCGTTTCGCGCGCGTAATCTCAGTCTATCCGCGAAAGATTCGGCAAAAAAGCCCGGCGCGCACTGCGGCGCGCCGGGCTTTCCTGATGTTGAAGCGCCTCAGTTACGCGAAGCGCAGCTTCGGCCGTCCGGGGATCGCTGCGGCCGGCGCTTCCGGCTCGGCGTCAAGCGTGAAGCGGGAGACGCTTTC from Capsulimonas corticalis harbors:
- a CDS encoding HD domain-containing phosphohydrolase is translated as MAAATLCAMLGYELFKELTAPWLTKWQSHYVTIVVSAVLAGAATLVVQRRFWALHGRYERISANTPGMVYRFALLRDGTPKFEFVSEGCRELYDMSPEEVLANTIGIVNMIHPDDRPSFDLSVAESAGSLTLWNWEGRFCLPGGGERWIQGVSRPERRSDGATVWDGVLVDISDRKAAQIALQQAHEELERRIAERTQEVVEARDFLAGVIDAVPSMIFIKDGAGRFGMVNNALAQFFGTSPELLIGLRETDLQGNPAEIAEFHQCDRQVIQSRLAMFIAEEQITDADGNLRWFQTEKRPLIDGHGGCRQMLGVSTEITDRKRSEAEILRLNAELHHNLSEMHSAYDATIEAWAHFLDLRDKETEGHSRRVTEMTLRLANEFGLSEEEIVQIRRGALLHDIGKMGVPDAILLKPGALDAGEWEIMRRHPAYAHDLLEPIAFLAPAMDIPYCHHERWDGGGYPRGLAGTEIPLAARIFAVVDVWDALGSDRPYRPAWSPSRVAEHIRAGAGTHFDPRVVDVFLDIIAPEEEITYAMAA
- the pstS gene encoding phosphate ABC transporter substrate-binding protein PstS, with the protein product MKNTIFQNKKSIVLVPAAAVALGLLSAGCGDNGQKDNASAPASTGAQTASSSAGGALNGAGATFPAPLYQKWFQEYQAKNGVQINYQAIGSGGGIKGITAKSVDFGASDAPMNDEELAKAPGILHVPTVAGAVAMAYNVPGVPTGIHLTGDVIADIFLGKITKWNDARITVLNPGKNFPALTIAPVHRADGSGTTNIFTTYLSQVSPTFKAGPGAGKSVKWTAGVAGKGNAGVGALVQQTQGAIGYLELAYAIQNKIAFADVQNAKGAFITPSVESTTAAAAGVTLPDDFRAVITNTDDPKGYPITGFTFLLVYKNSKPDVKKFLQWALTDGQKDAPTLIYAPLPDSVQKKALAEVDTIQ